The genomic interval GATGATCAGCGCGCGCGGCCTGATAGGCGGTGGGGACACCGAGAAACTGAACCTCGGCCGCCCCTACCCGGGCGAGCAGGGCCGCGTGGTGCAGCTGTTCGGGGCGGAGCCGGACGTCCTGGCCGGGGCTGTGGCCCGCGCCGAGGCGTGGTTCCGTCCGGCGGCCCTTGACCTGAACATGGGCTGCCCCGTTCCGAAGATCCGCGGCCGGGGCGGCGCGTGCCTGCTGCAGACGCCTGAAGTGGCGTTCGGTCTGATCCAGGCCATGCGCTCGGCCACCACCCTTGACGTCAGCGCGAAGATCCGCCTCGGCTGGGACCATGACCGCAGCGTGGAGGTCGCGCAGGGCCTGGAGGCGGCCGGCGCGGCGCTGATCACCGTGCACGGCCGCACCAGCGCCCAGCGCTACACCGGCGAGGCCGACTGGGACGCCATTGCGCGCGTGGCGGCCAGCGTGAAGGTGCCGGTGGTGGGCAGCGGCGACATCACCACGCCGCAGCAGGCGCGCGCCCGGGCGCGCACGGGCGTGGCGACCGTGATGATCGGGCGCGGCGCCGTGGGCAACCCCTGGATCTTTCGGGCGCTTGCCACTGGCGAGGAAGCCCGGCCGGACGCCCCGGACCGGGCGCAGGCGGCGCTGCGGCACGCGCAGTTGCAGGAGGAGTTCTACGATGACGACACGGGCCGCCTGACCCTGCGCCCGCTACGCAAGGTGCTGCCCCAGTACCTGCCGGACCACCCCGAGCTGCGCGAGGCGCTGACCAGCGTGCTCACCGTGGCGGACGTCCGGCGCGCCCTGGCCCCCCTGCTGCATGAAGACGCAATCCGGCCTGCGCCCGCCACCGCAGCGGAGTATGCTGTGAGGCATTCATGAACGTCCGCGAGTACTACGCCTACCTGACCGCCGCGCGAGAGCAGCTCTGGAACTACCTGCGGGCCCTGCCGCAGGCGGACCTGGACCGCGACCTGATCGAAGGCGGCGACCGCTTCCACTCGATCAAGGATCTGCTGCTGCACGTCATGGACTTCGAAGATCACTGGGTGCACGGCGTGGTGCAGGGCGACGGCGTGCAAAGCCAGTTCCCGCACGACTGGGTGCGGCCACAGGCGCAGCAGTACGACCTGGCCTGGATCCTGGAATACAGCCGTGAAGTCACGCGCCGCACCACAGGCTTCCTGGACAGCACCCCGGACCTGAACCGGAACGTGAAACTCGTGCAGGACGACCCTGCCAGCGACACGGTCACCCTGGACCAGCTGCTGTGGAACGTGATGACGCACGAGGTGCGGCACACCGCGCAGATTGCCCTGATGATCCGCCAGCTGGGCCACACGCCCCCCTGGCTGGACTACATGCGCTTCATGCGGCCCCAGAGCACCCCCACGCCGGACGTCGCCCCCACGGGCGACGAGAACGACCTCGACGACGAGCTCTGAACGAACAGACGAAGGCCCCCTCCACCCGCGGGAGGGGGCCTTCGTCTGTCCGGCCCGCTGACCGGCTACCTGTCCTGCCTGAGGGCGACACCCCGGCTGAACTGCTTCTGAAGCACTGTAAATACGGTCAGCGGCGGCAGCATGGTGACCACGTCGCCTGCCATCACGGCGCCCCAGTCGGTCTGCCCACCCACCTCGATCAATCCGCGCACGCCGACCTGCACGACCGAGTGCTCGTCACGCTGCATGATCACCAGCGGCCACAGGGACTGATCCCAGGTGGACACGAACTGAATGACGTCCAGCGCCCCGCTGGTGTTGCCGCTCAGGGGCACCAGCACCTGCGTCAGGAAGCGCAGTGGACCGCAGCCGTCCATGCGCGCGGCGTCCGCGAGGCTCGCCGGGATGTTCAGCAAGTGCTGGCGGAACGCGAACATGCCAGTCGCGCTCGCCAGGAACGGCACGACGATCGCGGCGTACAGGTCCGGCCAGCGCAGGTCCTGACTGACCAGGTCAAACAGCGCGACGGTGAGAACCCCGGCGGGCAACGTCAGGGCCAGCAGCCCACCCGTCCCACTCAGCGGCGTGAACACTCGCGTCTGCAGCGCCACCTGCTCGGAGGTGGCACTCCCCAGCAGCTGCGCGACGTTGCCCAGCCCTGCGAACTGCTCGGTCCCCAGAATCACGTTGGTGCGGTCGGCTGCCAGCGGCAGCGTGGGCACAGCCGGCAGGGAGATGAACACCGCCAGGACCAGGAGGCTGTGGAGCAGGAACAGTCACGGCAGGCCTGTTGCGCGCAGGACCGCGAGGCGCGTGCGGTCCTGCACGCAACGGGCAGAGCTCCGCCGACGAGTGGGTCCCTTCACGCTCTTGAAGGCATGCACGTCGCCTTGCAAGGGCCGAGGCGAGGGCCTCATGTTCAGCCGCTCATCCGCTCATCAGCGCCGTGTGACGGGCCAGTCCGGGCACTGTCGGTCGCGTGTCAGGCACCCGGTGGTGTTCAGCGCGCGCAGAGCAGCACGGTGGGGTGATCTCCGATCAGGGCGTCCACGTCCAGCGCGCGCAGGCGCCGCACCTCCCCTGGATCGTTGACCGTCCAGGTGTTGATCCGCCAGCCCTCCCGGCGGGCCAGCGCCACGAGTGCGGCGTCGGTCAGGGTGTGGGGGGGGTGCAGGGCCACACTGCCCGTCCAGTCCATGACAGCCCGCAGCAGCAGGGGAGGGTAGGCCCGGTGGGTCAGGAGGCCCCGTTCGATGTCCGGCGCGGCCGCCCGCGCAGCGCGCAGCAGCGTGGGCATGAACGAGCTCACGATCACCCGGCGCGCCAGGCCGTGGGCGCGCACGGCGTCCAGTGTGCGGCCCACCCGGTCATCGGGCCGCACCGACTCGTGCTTGAGTTCCACGTTCACGAACGCGCCCGCCCCGGCCGCCCAGGCCAGGGCGCCGTCCAGGGTGGGCACGTGCGCCGGCAGGTCCGCGGCCCGCAGGTCCGGCAGGAACCGGCCGTCTGCAAGGTGCGCGTCGTGATGCACGACCAGCGTGCCGTCCCCCAGACGGCGAACATCCAGTTCCACGCCGTCCAGCCCGGCCTCCAGCGCCGCCTGGAAGCCGGTCAGGGTGTTCTCGCGGTGCAGGGCGGGCGTCCCCCGGTGGCCGAGCAGCAGTGGCGTCATGCCTTCTACGCTACCCGGGACGTGTCAGGCGTTTTGCCACGACCTGGAACGGGGACGGTGCCTCTTGACCTTCCCCCTGGGGGAAGCCTCACGCTGAAGGCACCTCCGGAGGTCCCGCATGACCCGCACCCGACCATCGGCGCGTTCGCGCAGGCCAGCCGCCTGAGCCCCAAAGCCCTGCGCCTGTATGACGATCTGGGCCTGCTGCGCCCCGCGCAGGTGGACCCCGCCAGCGGCTACCGGCTGTACGACCCGGCACAGCTGCACGACGCGCAGCTGATCGGCCTGCTGCGCCGCGTGGACCTACCGCTGGCCGACATCCGCGGCCTGCTGGGCACCCCTCCCCCCGCGCGGCCCGCTGCGCTGCGTGCTCACCTGACCCGCATGGAGCGGCAGCACCGGCAGCGGCGGGACCTCACCCGGTACCTCATCGACCAGATGGAAGGAGCGCCACCTCTGACCCTGCCCCCGACCCGCTTCGTGCCCGCCCAGGCGGTGGCTGCCCTGACCTTTCACGTGTTCGTGCCGGACCTGCCGCGCACCATCCAGACCGGCATGCAGGCTCTGCTTGACCATGTGCGTGCCCAGGGCGTCCGCCTGACCACGCCGGCCTTCGTGATCTACCACGGCGAGGTGAACGCTGACAGCGACGGTCCGGTTGAGATCTGCGTGCCGTACGCCGGGCCGCTGACGCCCGGCGGGAACCTCACGCTGCGCGTGGAGCCCGCCCATCACGAAGCGTTCGTGACCCTCACCAGGGCGCAGTTCGAGTTCCCCGCCATTCTCGCGGCGTACGACGCCACCTGCGCCGCCGCCGCGCAGCACGGCACGCCTGGCCCCCTGCACGCCCGTGAGGTCTACGCGTACGACTGGGCGGCCGCCGGCCCGGACGACCCGGCCGGAGACGTCGCGTGGCCCTTCGTGCCGCACCCCGCCGCTCAGCTCTGAACGGCACATGAGGGCAGGCTCAGGCGTGAACCGGGCCTGCCCGAAGTGACCTTCACGCCCCTGTCACGCCCCGCGCGTGGCCGAAGGCCCAGGCTGAACCCATGACAGACCAGCCCACATCCCCCAACCAGTTCGACAAGCAGGACCCCACCACGCAGTACCCCGCCCCGCCGTTTCCGCGGCAGCCGCAGGAAGCGCCGGGCCTGGTGGGCGCCATGGACCCTCGCCCGGATCACGGCGAGGACAGCTATGTGGGCCTGGGGCGCCTGAAGGGCCGCAAGGCGCTCGTGACCGGCGCGGATTCCGGTATCGGCCGGGCCGCCGCCATCGCCTTCGCGCGGGAAGGAGCGGACGTTGCGCTGAATTACCTGCCGGAAGAGGAGCAGGACGCCCGGGAGGTTGTTGCCCTGATCGAAGCGGCGGGCCGCAAGGCCGTGGCCCTGCCCGGTGACCTCAAGGACGAGGCGTTCTGCCGTGACCTCGTGACGCGCGCCGTAAAGGAACTCGGCGGGCTGGACATCCTCGTGAACAACGCCGGAAAGCAGGTGTCACAGGAGAGCATTGCCGACATCACGACTGAACAGTTCGACCAGACGTTCCGCACGAACGTGTACGCCATGTTCTGGCTCACGCAGGAGGCGCTCAGGCACCTGAAGGCCGGCGCGAGCATCATCAACACGGCGTCCATCCAGGCGTACCGGCCCAGCCCGAACCTGCTGGACTACGCCAGCACCAAGGCAGCCATCGTGGCGTTCACGCAGGCGCTCGCCCAGCAGCTGGGCCACAAGGGCATCCGCGTGAACGCCGTCGCCCCCGGGCCTTTCTGGACGCCACTTCAACCCAGCGGCGGGCAGACGCAGGAGAAGGTGCAGTCGTTCGGGAAGTCCACCCCGCTGGGCCGTCCCGGGCAGCCGGCCGAACTGGCGCCGCTGTACGTGTTCCTGGCGTCGCAGGAAAGCAGTTACAGCAGCGGCGGGACGTTCGGGGCGACCGGCGGTGAAGTGCTGTTCTGAGGCCCGCACGGCCGGGGGCCGCAACCTCAGGAAATGAGCAAGGAGGCCCGCAGGACGCCCCGGACCCCCCCCGTTTAGACTGTGCGGGTGGATTCGCTGAAGACGGCCTTCAAGGCCCTGCTGCCGCTGCTGGAGCGGGGTGTCGTGACTGCCGACCGCGCGTTCAGCGGGTACGTGCAGCCGCGGCGGGCGCGCGGCAAGCTGCTGCTCCAGCCGTACGTGGGCTGGGGCACCCCTGACCGCGTGGAACTGCTGGGCCGGGTGCTGCTGCCCCGGACGGTCGCGCCGGCCAGCAAAGCCGATCCCCGCCTGCGGAATGTGCAGAACGTCCTGCGCCGCCTGTTCTCCCGCGAGGTGGGGGGCGTCCGCGTGAACGGCACGCTGGACGGCGTGACGGTCAGTGCCGTCAGTGACGCCGATGGGTACTTCACGCTGGTCTTCACGCCCACCCGCTCCCTCCCGGGCGGGTGGCATCAGGTGAGTCTGCGCATCGAGGGCCGTGAGGTGAGTGCCGCGGGCCGCGTTCAGGTGGTCTCAGACGCCCGGTTCGGGATCATCAGCGACCTGGACGACACCGTGATCCAGTCGGACGTGACCAGCCTGCCGCGCATGCTCGGCACGGTACTGACCGGCAACGCCCGCACCCGCCTGCCTTTTCCCGGTGTGGGCGCCCTGTACCGCGCGCTGACGCGCGAGGGCGAGGCGCGCAACCCGATCTTCTACGTGTCCAGCAGCCCCTGGAATTTCTTTGACCTGCTGTGGCAGTTTCTGGACTACCGGCGCATTCCGCTCGGCCCGATGTTCCTGCGCAACTGGGGTGTGGACCTGCTGGGCGGTCACGGCGGGTACAAGCACGGCGTGATCGAACGGATCTTCGAGCACTTCCCGCACCTGCAGTTCGTGCTCGTGGGCGACAGCGGCGAGAAGGACCCGGAAATCTACGCGGAGGTGGTGCACCGCCACCCGAACCGGGTGCTCGCCGTGTACATCCGTGACGTGACCGAAGCCAGCCGGGACGAGGGCGTCATGAAACTGCGCGCCGAGGTCCGCCGGGCCGGCGTGGACCTCGTGCTTGCGGCCGACAGCCTGAATGCCGCCAGTCACGCCATGGCCATGGGCCTGATCACGCCCGGCGAGTACCGCAGTGTGCTGACCAGCGTGGCGCGCACGTACGAAACCTGACGCGCCCCGGCACAGGGTGAGGCCCCCGGCACCTCAGGTGCCGGGGGCCTCCAGGTGCCCGGTCCTAGGCGCGCCGGGCGCAGCGGTACAGTTTCACGCTGCGCGCCGCGAGGTTCGTTTCCTCACCGGCGCTGGCTGTGCCGCTCGCGTGGTCGTCCGTGGTGTCGAGCTGCAGTTCCCACGTCTGGCAGCTGCCCAGCTCCGGCAGGCGGAACGGCAGGTCCACGTGCGAGGCGTTCAGCAGCAGCAGCAGGTGGTCGTCGAGCAGCGGCTTGCCCTGGGTGTCCACGTCGTCCAGGCCGCCGCCGTCCAGGAAGATCCCCATGCTCTGCGTCTGGGGGTTGCTCCAGTCGTCGTCGGTCATTTCGGCGCCGTCGAAACGCAACCATACGATGTCGCGGATGTCATCGCCGCGGATGTTGCGGCCGCTGAAGAACTTGCGCCGGTGCAGCGCCGGGTGGGATTTGCGCAGCGCAATGACCTTCTTGGTGAAGGCGAGCAGGTCCTCGTCCAGGTTCGACCAGTCGTACCAGCTGATCTCGTTGTCCTGGCAGTAGGCGTTGTTGTTCCCGCCCTGCGTGCGGCCGATCTCGTCGCCGCCCAGCAGCATCGGCGTGCCCTGACCGAGCAGCAGCGTCGCCAGGAAGTTGCGCTGCTGCTGCCGGCGCAGGGCGTTGATGGCGGGGTCGTCCGTTTCGCCTTCCACGCCGCAGTTCCAGGTGATGTTGTGGTTGTGGCCGTCGTTGTTGCCTTCGCCGTTCGCGTCGTTGTGCTTCTGTTCGTACGTGACGGTGTCGCGCAGGGTGAAGCCGTCGTGCGCGGTCACGAAGTTGATGCTGGCGTAGGGTTTGCGGCCGTCATTCTGGTACAGGTCGCTGCTGCCGGTCAGGCGGTAGCCGATCTCGCTGGCCAGTCCACCCTCGCCCTTCCAGAAGGCGCGCATGTCATCGCGGTAGATGCCGTTCCACTCGGCCCAGTTCACGGGGAAGTTCCCGACCTGGTACCCACCTTCGCCGACGTCCCACGGTTCAGCGATGAGTTTCACGCGGCCGATGATGGGGTCCTGGTGAATGATCGTGAAGAAGCCCGACAGCTGATCCACCTCGTGCAGGCCGCGCGCCAGGGTGCTGGCCAGGTCAAAGCGGAAGCCGTCGACGTGCATGTCCGTCACCCAGTAGCGCAGGGAGTCCATGATGAGCTGCAGGGTCTGCGGGTGGCGGACGTTCAGGCTGTTGCCGGTGCCGGTGTAGTCGAAGTAGAAGCGGGGGTCTTCAGCCACGAGGCGGTAGTACGTGGGGTTGTCGATGCCCTTGAAGGACATGGTGGGGCCCAGGTGGTTGCCTTCGGCGGTGTGGTTGTACACGACGTCGAGAATCACCTCGATGCCGCTGGCGTGCAGGGCCTTGACCATCGCTTTGAACTCGTCCACGGCGCCAGCCGGGTTGCCGCGGCGCGCTTCGGCGCTGTAGCGGACGTCCGGCGCGAAGAACGACAGGGTGGAGTACCCCCAGTAGTTCGTGAGGCCCTTGTCGAGCAGGAACGGATCGTCCACGTGCTGGTGCACGGGCATCAGTTCAATGCTGGTGATGCCGAGTTCCCGCAGGTAGAACAGGATGGGTTCGGTGGCGATCCCGGCGTACGTGCCGCGCAGCTCCTCAGGCACGTCCGGGTGGGTCATGGTGAGACCCTTGACGTGCGCTTCGTAGATCACGGACTGGTGAAAAGGCACGTCGGGTTTGCGCTGGTCGCCCCAGT from Deinococcus taeanensis carries:
- the glgX gene encoding glycogen debranching protein GlgX — protein: MTQPQTTPRLRPGRPYPLGATWDGQGTNFALYSENATGVELCLFDEHGNETRIPLREQTAFTWHGYLTDVAPGQRYGYRVHGEYAPEKGLRFNPNVVLLDPYAKALDGTEQFERGVFGYVMGEDDSIMQDQEQRGAPLGVVINPQFDWGDQRKPDVPFHQSVIYEAHVKGLTMTHPDVPEELRGTYAGIATEPILFYLRELGITSIELMPVHQHVDDPFLLDKGLTNYWGYSTLSFFAPDVRYSAEARRGNPAGAVDEFKAMVKALHASGIEVILDVVYNHTAEGNHLGPTMSFKGIDNPTYYRLVAEDPRFYFDYTGTGNSLNVRHPQTLQLIMDSLRYWVTDMHVDGFRFDLASTLARGLHEVDQLSGFFTIIHQDPIIGRVKLIAEPWDVGEGGYQVGNFPVNWAEWNGIYRDDMRAFWKGEGGLASEIGYRLTGSSDLYQNDGRKPYASINFVTAHDGFTLRDTVTYEQKHNDANGEGNNDGHNHNITWNCGVEGETDDPAINALRRQQQRNFLATLLLGQGTPMLLGGDEIGRTQGGNNNAYCQDNEISWYDWSNLDEDLLAFTKKVIALRKSHPALHRRKFFSGRNIRGDDIRDIVWLRFDGAEMTDDDWSNPQTQSMGIFLDGGGLDDVDTQGKPLLDDHLLLLLNASHVDLPFRLPELGSCQTWELQLDTTDDHASGTASAGEETNLAARSVKLYRCARRA
- a CDS encoding tRNA dihydrouridine synthase — translated: MSVPGFYHARLQRPGAVLAPMAGYSDAPMRQLAAEQGALWTVSEMISARGLIGGGDTEKLNLGRPYPGEQGRVVQLFGAEPDVLAGAVARAEAWFRPAALDLNMGCPVPKIRGRGGACLLQTPEVAFGLIQAMRSATTLDVSAKIRLGWDHDRSVEVAQGLEAAGAALITVHGRTSAQRYTGEADWDAIARVAASVKVPVVGSGDITTPQQARARARTGVATVMIGRGAVGNPWIFRALATGEEARPDAPDRAQAALRHAQLQEEFYDDDTGRLTLRPLRKVLPQYLPDHPELREALTSVLTVADVRRALAPLLHEDAIRPAPATAAEYAVRHS
- a CDS encoding MerR family transcriptional regulator produces the protein MPLDLPPGGSLTLKAPPEVPHDPHPTIGAFAQASRLSPKALRLYDDLGLLRPAQVDPASGYRLYDPAQLHDAQLIGLLRRVDLPLADIRGLLGTPPPARPAALRAHLTRMERQHRQRRDLTRYLIDQMEGAPPLTLPPTRFVPAQAVAALTFHVFVPDLPRTIQTGMQALLDHVRAQGVRLTTPAFVIYHGEVNADSDGPVEICVPYAGPLTPGGNLTLRVEPAHHEAFVTLTRAQFEFPAILAAYDATCAAAAQHGTPGPLHAREVYAYDWAAAGPDDPAGDVAWPFVPHPAAQL
- a CDS encoding carbohydrate ABC transporter permease, whose protein sequence is MFISLPAVPTLPLAADRTNVILGTEQFAGLGNVAQLLGSATSEQVALQTRVFTPLSGTGGLLALTLPAGVLTVALFDLVSQDLRWPDLYAAIVVPFLASATGMFAFRQHLLNIPASLADAARMDGCGPLRFLTQVLVPLSGNTSGALDVIQFVSTWDQSLWPLVIMQRDEHSVVQVGVRGLIEVGGQTDWGAVMAGDVVTMLPPLTVFTVLQKQFSRGVALRQDR
- a CDS encoding SDR family oxidoreductase, yielding MTDQPTSPNQFDKQDPTTQYPAPPFPRQPQEAPGLVGAMDPRPDHGEDSYVGLGRLKGRKALVTGADSGIGRAAAIAFAREGADVALNYLPEEEQDAREVVALIEAAGRKAVALPGDLKDEAFCRDLVTRAVKELGGLDILVNNAGKQVSQESIADITTEQFDQTFRTNVYAMFWLTQEALRHLKAGASIINTASIQAYRPSPNLLDYASTKAAIVAFTQALAQQLGHKGIRVNAVAPGPFWTPLQPSGGQTQEKVQSFGKSTPLGRPGQPAELAPLYVFLASQESSYSSGGTFGATGGEVLF
- a CDS encoding glycerophosphodiester phosphodiesterase — its product is MTPLLLGHRGTPALHRENTLTGFQAALEAGLDGVELDVRRLGDGTLVVHHDAHLADGRFLPDLRAADLPAHVPTLDGALAWAAGAGAFVNVELKHESVRPDDRVGRTLDAVRAHGLARRVIVSSFMPTLLRAARAAAPDIERGLLTHRAYPPLLLRAVMDWTGSVALHPPHTLTDAALVALARREGWRINTWTVNDPGEVRRLRALDVDALIGDHPTVLLCAR
- a CDS encoding DinB family protein, encoding MNVREYYAYLTAAREQLWNYLRALPQADLDRDLIEGGDRFHSIKDLLLHVMDFEDHWVHGVVQGDGVQSQFPHDWVRPQAQQYDLAWILEYSREVTRRTTGFLDSTPDLNRNVKLVQDDPASDTVTLDQLLWNVMTHEVRHTAQIALMIRQLGHTPPWLDYMRFMRPQSTPTPDVAPTGDENDLDDEL
- a CDS encoding App1 family protein produces the protein MDSLKTAFKALLPLLERGVVTADRAFSGYVQPRRARGKLLLQPYVGWGTPDRVELLGRVLLPRTVAPASKADPRLRNVQNVLRRLFSREVGGVRVNGTLDGVTVSAVSDADGYFTLVFTPTRSLPGGWHQVSLRIEGREVSAAGRVQVVSDARFGIISDLDDTVIQSDVTSLPRMLGTVLTGNARTRLPFPGVGALYRALTREGEARNPIFYVSSSPWNFFDLLWQFLDYRRIPLGPMFLRNWGVDLLGGHGGYKHGVIERIFEHFPHLQFVLVGDSGEKDPEIYAEVVHRHPNRVLAVYIRDVTEASRDEGVMKLRAEVRRAGVDLVLAADSLNAASHAMAMGLITPGEYRSVLTSVARTYET